The following are encoded in a window of Methanobrevibacter ruminantium M1 genomic DNA:
- a CDS encoding DUF308 domain-containing protein produces the protein MDIRKVIGIILIILGLIFAIYPVYSAQAVSWIAGVALIAFGIGLILDGFSIWSMMAGVSAAKILLGIIAAIIGFMFLYKVDALSFIIAYQFYIIGFILIFVGLLGIFIAIDGISRATAILTLILGIICIICAFFSLSQPLYTAVIVGICMIMEGITFLASGIIDE, from the coding sequence ATGGATATTAGAAAAGTAATTGGAATAATATTAATCATTTTGGGTTTAATCTTTGCAATCTACCCAGTTTACAGCGCCCAAGCAGTCTCATGGATTGCAGGAGTAGCTCTAATAGCATTTGGTATTGGCTTAATCCTCGACGGATTCTCCATATGGAGCATGATGGCTGGAGTTTCAGCAGCAAAAATATTGCTGGGAATCATAGCAGCCATAATCGGATTCATGTTCCTATATAAAGTGGATGCATTATCCTTCATTATTGCATATCAATTCTATATAATTGGATTTATACTGATATTTGTCGGTTTGCTAGGTATTTTTATAGCAATAGATGGAATATCAAGAGCCACAGCAATATTGACTTTAATCTTAGGTATAATATGCATTATCTGTGCTTTCTTCTCACTTTCACAGCCATTATACACTGCAGTTATCGTTGGAATCTGTATGATAATGGAGGGAATAACCTTCCTAGCAAGTGGCATAATTGATGAATGA